The nucleotide window CTAAGCTGGTGGATGAAATCCTTAAGGAGGAGGGAGATGCAGAAAGGAGAAAAGAAGAAGAAATTTTCAGCAGTGATTGATACTGGAGTTCTAATAGAATATATTAATGAAAAAAGCGAGAATCATGAAAAGGTTAAAGAGTTAATAGACAGCAGTGATAGTACCCTTTACGTCACACCGATAAGTTTAAGTGAAGTACTATATGTAAGTTACAGAATATATAAAGTTGCAGGGCTTAACGATGCCAATAATCGTGCAAAAGACTTTGTAAAATGGTTATCATTTAAACTTAATGTTACGGACATTAATCAGAATATTATCATAGAAGCTGGTGAGATTAAAGAGAAATATGGGATAGCATTACCAGACTGTTACGTAATTGCTACTGCAAATTACTTGAAAGTAAAAGCGTTATTTAAAAAAGAGAAAGAGATCGTCCAAATCATAGATGAGTTGAGAAAAGATTTAGGCTGTATTATCACTTTTATAGATGAAATTTA belongs to Stygiolobus caldivivus and includes:
- a CDS encoding PIN domain-containing protein translates to MQKGEKKKKFSAVIDTGVLIEYINEKSENHEKVKELIDSSDSTLYVTPISLSEVLYVSYRIYKVAGLNDANNRAKDFVKWLSFKLNVTDINQNIIIEAGEIKEKYGIALPDCYVIATANYLKVKALFKKEKEIVQIIDELRKDLGCIITFIDEI